AGTGTTTCAAGGACAAGCGGGTCAATCAGAACCCCATCTGGTTGGGCAAAGGTACCCACCATATTTTTAGCAAAAGGAGTATTGACCCCTGTCTTTCCACCGATAGAAGAATCAACCTGGGCAGTCAAACTAGTCGGAATCTGAACAAAGTGAATGCCCCGCATATAAGTAGAGGCCACAAAACCAGCTAGGTCCCCAACGACACCTCCACCAAGAACCACAATCCCATCGCTACGAGTCAGACCTTGCTTGACTAGAAATTCATAGACCTTCTGAACAGTTGTTAAATTCTTTCTTTCTTCGCCTTCTAAAAAGTCAAAAACAGCTACCTGAAAACCAGCATCTTCTAGGCTGAGTTTAACCCTCTCTGCATAGAGAGAGGCTACATGGTTGTCGGTTACAATAACCACTTTTTGAGGTTGCCAGAGTTCTCGCAACCATTGACCAGCCTGAGCTAGACAACCTTTTTCAATCTGAATATCATAAGGATGATGCGGAATATCGATTCTGATTTTCATAGGAGGGTCTCCTTTTCACTATTTATATTTTTCTGTTAAGGACTGCCAAATCTCATCTGTCGGCATTACTTTACCTGTCCACAGTTGAAAAGCTTCAGCAGCTTGATAGAGCAACATCCCCAGGCCATTGACGGCTGGATTTCCCTGACTTCTAGCCCAATTCAAAAATGGCGTCTCAAAGGGTTGGTAAATGATATCTGCAACCAAGAGATTCTCTGGCAAATTGATGCTTTCTGGAACTGGCGATGATTTGCCATCCATCCCTACACTAGTCGCATTGACGAGCAGGTCCGACTCGGCAATCCTTGATTGCAGTTCAGAAAGATCTTCTAAAGCATACAAGTCCACTTTAAAGCCTGTTTGCTCCTGCAACTTATCTAGGTAAGGTCTTGTTTTTTCTATAGAAGCTGAACGAACAAAGACTGAAATCTGACTGGCCCCATCCAAAATAGCCTGCGCCAAAATGGATTTGGCCGCACCACCTGCTCCCAGAATGGTCATTTTCTTATCTGAGATTGTAAAAGAAGGCAAGCTCTTAAAAAATCCCTTGCCATCTGTATTATATCCAATTAAAGTGCCATTATGATTGACTACAGTATTGACTGCCCCAATCAAACGAGCCTCATCACTCAACTCATCCAGATAAGGAATCACTTGCTCCTTGTAAGGCATAGACAGGTTGATGCCAAACATCTGGTAACGGCGAATATTGGCGACTGTTTCTGCCAAATCACCCGCTTCAATCTCCCAAGCTACATAGGCACCATTAATAGCTGTCGCCTCAAAGGCCCTATTGTGAATAAAGGGTGAAATAGAGTGTTTAATGGGATTGGCAACAACTGCAGCTAAACGCGTATAGCCATCAAGCTTCATCCAAAATCTCCCTGATTTTCTTCATGTTTGATAGCGAAATCTGACCTGGGGCACTCGCTTCATCCAGACTAGCAAATGACCAACTTGAACCCGTCACATCTGAAGTAATACGGGATACCTTGCCCATTTTCCCCATGGAAATGGTCACGTACTCTTGCTCAGGGTTGAGTGTCTTAAATCCTCGAGTGTAGTTCATCAGGTCTAAAACATCCTGCTCCGTATGGGCCATAACTGATACCTTGACCACTTTCGGAGAGAGACTGGTCAACTCAGACAAAATTTCCATCATGTTTTCAGGTGTCTCCTGGAAATTATGGTAACTCAAAACAAGATTTGGAAAATCCAACATTTCCTCAAAAACATCCTTGTAGCTGAAATACTCAAAATCTACATAATCCGGCTGATAGAGCTG
This genomic stretch from Streptococcus sp. 1643 harbors:
- a CDS encoding shikimate dehydrogenase; protein product: MKLDGYTRLAAVVANPIKHSISPFIHNRAFEATAINGAYVAWEIEAGDLAETVANIRRYQMFGINLSMPYKEQVIPYLDELSDEARLIGAVNTVVNHNGTLIGYNTDGKGFFKSLPSFTISDKKMTILGAGGAAKSILAQAILDGASQISVFVRSASIEKTRPYLDKLQEQTGFKVDLYALEDLSELQSRIAESDLLVNATSVGMDGKSSPVPESINLPENLLVADIIYQPFETPFLNWARSQGNPAVNGLGMLLYQAAEAFQLWTGKVMPTDEIWQSLTEKYK
- the aroD gene encoding type I 3-dehydroquinate dehydratase, with translation MKLIVSVMPRSLEEAQELDATRYEDADIIEWRADFLTKDAILQVAPAIFEKFAGRELVFTLRTRAEGGEIELSSEEYVQIIKEVTQLYQPDYVDFEYFSYKDVFEEMLDFPNLVLSYHNFQETPENMMEILSELTSLSPKVVKVSVMAHTEQDVLDLMNYTRGFKTLNPEQEYVTISMGKMGKVSRITSDVTGSSWSFASLDEASAPGQISLSNMKKIREILDEA